The DNA sequence atcaaatttaaaatcgttaagacattcataattatgatttatcagttatgaacacGAGCAattcatgtttgacagatttagttcgttcattgatttgtaatttggaagaaaattttcagaagtgatctactcatgcatatatAAACATCAAACAATTGATTTGCCATAATGTAATAAAAAAGTGGGCCTCCTAAACCGTTGATTAGAAAATTGTCAACTAGTACGCATTTAAGTAGTTCTCATTAAAATGACTCCATTTTAATTAGTAGGTTGAATGTGTCACATTAGATTCTTTCtgtatatttttttcattttactattttaataaataaataaattacgtTAAGAACGGATAGCATTTTGGTGCTGCTCGATTAAACATGGATAGGTGACATGTCATAACATGATTGGGTAGCTGACATGGCCTGCGCCACGTCGGCAAGGAACGACGACTTGGGCACCCTcctcccctcctcctcctcctcctgctccTCCTTTGTGCTGTTGAAACTGTCACTCTCTCTAATTCTGATCAGATCTCACCAAAAACTCCCTTACTAtttttgcctctctctctctctctctctgaagacTGAAAAGTCTTCGAGCTGCTGAAACCCTAATCTAATCCCTCTGCAACAGTCATTTGCTGGCTGGTAAGAATACTCTACtctttgatctctctctctctctctctctctccttagGAACTCTCGCTTTCTATGCTGCTATTTCGATTCTCACAGAGATCGTATTCGCGACGCTCAATTTCGAATTTAGGTTATTTGCATTTGGATTTTCCTTAGGTCTGGCGTGAAATTTCATATGAAAAAGAGCTTCGCTTTGAGAATATGACTGCCTAAGTTGAGAGATTGGGCGCTTTTGAGTGAAGCGTTTTGAACAAGGTGTTTGAATTGATGAGTTTAGTGTAATGAATAGGAGTGTGGAATTTTACATTTTTCGTATTTCAGTGTGTTGTGTGTGTCAAATGTTAGTTGTTTATAATCTGAAGGTAGCTCATTTCTGTGATTCTCGATTCTTCAGTTATCGTGTTAGTCAAATAGGCTCTTAGGTGCTcggaatgcttcatagctgggAATCAAGGATTTATGTTTGCCTTGTGGTTTTAAGTTTCATATTGTGCTTTTACTCTAGGTAAGGTTTGTATGTGGTGAAGTTTCTTCGTTACATGTTAAGGCTTTTGCTGGCGCATGAACTGATCGGATTATTTCGTTTATATGATAGTGGTTTGGCGGTAAAGAGATTTGAAGACCAATCTTTCTGGTTGAAGTCTTGAGTTCGGGCGAAGGGAAAAGGAGAAAGAAGTTATTGAGTTTAGCTGCTGGACCATAAACTAAAGATACTGCTGCTTACTTGTATGAGGTGAAATCTTTTCTCCAGTGGCTGAATAAGAACATTCAAAATTCAGCGGCCAGGTTCAGGGGGCGATTTGCCCCAAGATAGCGAGTACAGTCCTTTTCCTGTAGTTCGGAGGGTGAATTCCGGCCATACAATGCTCATGGGTGGCGATTTGGAGGATGGTAATTTGGGGCCTTACCAAGACAGGCTGAGGACATTTCCAAACATGCGTGGTAAATCTTACAACCCATTGGTAAGAATCTTATGTCTGCTTAGctcctattttcttttctaagCAATGTTTCCTTTTCAGTGCATTGTATTTGTGTCATAGAGCGCAAGCATATTTTTTAATGGCATATGACAGTCCTATTCCTGATTTTGGTCTCTCTTCGTTTTTTCTGTTCATATCCTTTGTTTATACATTTGTGCAGATTTTTCGAATTTTGAGGCGAATAAATGTTCGTGTcctttttgtgattttgcttCTGGCACTTGGAGTGGTCTTTTACATTGGAGCAAGCACTTCTCCTATCATTGTGTTCGTCTTCTCAGTTTGTATTATCAGCTTCCTTCTGGCAATGCACCTTGCCAAATGGGTTCTTGCAAAAGATGAGGGACCTCCAGAGATGGGTCAGGTACAGCTTCCTCCAATGTCTTTTGGTCTATGTTGAGGTGTCCATACTGTTCCATGAGCCAATGAATttaaatattaatttatttgaaaCTTTTTAGTTGAAACTTGAACATGTGGCTTTATTAGGTTTTCTGCGCTCTTTTTGGTAGGCATCTGCATAGATAGTAGTAATATACACCATGAACCGCAATGAATATATAATACAGCTAAAGCAAAATAGAATAATTGGATTTGGTGCTAAAATATTGGTATTACTTTGTGTTGGCTAGTAAACCAAGGACTAATTATGCTCAATTGTCATGTGTAAGAAGAGTTGAAAGTTAACCATAACTTGTCTTTTCATGAGTAATGAAAGGCAGAATATCGAATGGTAGGTAGTAGTCTAATTCTGCCTCCTCTGGCAAATGACCCCCAAAATGTCTGAAGTGATGTTTGATTGTCTGAGTGTCCACCACTTGtcttgaaggaaaaaaaaaaaaaactaaagatgGTTCTAATATGTTGTAAATTTATGACGTTGTTTAAGTTCTTATTTACTTATCTTGAGCTTGTCATTTCTCCTTTCAGATATCAGATGCAATACGTGATGGAGCTGAAGGTTTCTTCAGGACCCAGTATGGGACCATCTCTAAGATGGCATTTTTACTGGCTGCAGTTATCCTTTGCATATACTTATTTCGCACTACGACTCCTCAGCAAGAGTCATCTGGCCTTGGAAGGTGATAATAAGTTCTCTATTCATTTAATGCTACTTATCATCATCaccattaaaaagaaaaattctatgtcaaaaaaatatttacacttctgactttgctgatgcagggtagcCACTGCATGTATTACTGTAGCTGCATTTCTTTTGGGAGCTTTCTGTTCAGGTATTGCAGGGTATGTCGGGATGTGGGTATCAGTTCGTGCCAATGTTCGAGTCTCTAGTGCTGCGAGACGGTCTGCAAGGGAGGCATTGCAGGTTCTTATCCGTTGTAGTTAATTGTATGAGAATGCATCACATTCATATCTTAAACGGGATTACCATGTGCAGATAGCTGTTCGTGCTGGTGGTTTTTCTGCTATGATTGTCGTTGGTATGGCTGTAATCGGTATTGCCATCCTGTATTCCACATTTTATGTCTGGCTGGGAGTGGATACACCGGGTTCAATGAAGGTTACTGACTGTATGTTTTGACACTCCTTGCTCCTTGTCTTATGATTATGATATCTATGACATCAATGTGTACCAGCTTTCATTTCCATTTCTATTTCTATCATATGATGATGGGACATTTAAACTGTATTGCTGTATCTTAAGTATAGTGTTGCTAGCATTACTAGACCATATAGTGtcctcatttttttattttgtagtgTTGCTAGAATTACAAGACCATATAATGTTGTCAGCTTTTTAGTTTTCACTTTTTTATGCacacgcgcgcacacacacacataagtACAGTAtatacttttttctttctgaataGTTTGAGGACTGTAAATATAGTTGTTTGCTGTAGTggtttatataaatatatatatatatatatatatatatatatatattgttgtttgCTTATTTACAAACCTACAACTAGGCCTTTTATCTAGTGTAACCTCTACTAGATGCCTAGTGGTGTTTTGAAGCAAATGCTTGTATAATGATGTCAGCTGTTTGACTGCCTATGCCTCTTTTGTGGTCTCCAATTAagacttttgtttgttttgctgaATCAGTTGCCATTTCCAGTGTTTGTCTTAAATCTGCTGCTTGACTTTGATCAGTTGATGCACTTAATTTTCAGtgcctcttcttcttgttggaTACGGCTTTGGAGCTTCTTTTGTTGCCTTATTTGCTCAGCTGGGTGGGGGAATATACACAAAAGCAGCTGATGTTGGAGCAGATCTTGTTGGAAAAGTTGAGCAGGGGATTCCTGAAGATGATCCTAGGAATCCTGCTGTGATAGCAGATCTGGTAAGTTTTCATCTTTTGTGCATTAGCAATGGAAGCTCgtaccaacaacttccaatCTGACGTACATTTTATTCTCATATGACATTCATCGAACAAGTGTTGGTGTTTCTATTATTTTGGTTGCATAATTATGCGTTGGTTAAACTTGCATGGAGACTTGTGCAGAGACAATGATTAATGAAAGAGAAGTTACTGTAGTTGTAACTTATTGATGTAGAAACATGTCTGCTGCCTCCTTATTATAAATTTATTGACTTTAATCATTGAAATATTTGCAATTTAGGTTGGAGATAATGTCGGGGATTGTGCGGCTAGAGGTGCTGATCTTTTTGAAAGTATTGCTGCTGAAATAATCAGTGCTATGATACTTGGGGGAACAATGGCTCAACGTTGTAAAATTGAAGGCAAGCAGATATTTGGTGTttcaaaacacacacacacacaaggagTGCCATTTGAGGAAATATGACTTTAGTTTAGCATGCCAGGGCTTACATGTTCCAACACTCCATCATCCCTTTTGCCCCTTTATTATTGTTACTGGTTTGGTTCAAACAATCTAATCTTCTCACCTGTGCATTCACTGATTCTGCAGATCCTTCTGGTTTCATCTTGTTTCCTCTGGTTGTTCACTCTTTTGATCTGGTGATTTCATCGGTTGGAATACTTTCAATCAGGGGTACACGAGATTCTGGTGCGAAGGGTTCTATAGAGGATCCAATGACAATTCTTGAGAGAGGATACTCAGTCACAGTAGTTTTAGCTGTTCTGACATTTGGTGCGGTAATATTCTAATACATAACTCACAATTGTAtgatgtttctttttgttttgcaaCATGTAACACTAGAGATCTGCTGCTAATTCACAgttttatctttcatttcttcatcACTTGAAGACATAAATGTTTAAATTTCAGATTTAGAAGGCTGCAACAATTTTTCTTTGGTTGATTCGGTTTTCTAACATTATTGTCATTGGGGTTATTTACAGTCTACCCGATGGTTGTTATACACTGAACAAGCACCGTCTGCGTGGTTTCACTTTGCCTTATGTGGATTAGTTGGCATCATCACTGCATATATTTTTGTGTGGATAACCAAGTACTATACAGACTACAAGTATGAGCCTGTACGCACATTAGCTCTTGCGAGCTCCACAGGTCATGGGACTAATATAATCGCTGGCGTCAGTTTGGGTCTGGAATCAACAGCTCTTCCTGTTCTTGTCATTAGCGTAGCTATTGTTTCAGCTTACTGGCTGGGCCAGACCTCTGGACTCGTGGACGAAAATGGTGTTCCTACTGGCGGGCTGTTTGGCACAGCTGTAGCAACAATGGGCATGCTAAGTACTGCTGCTTATGTTCTCACGATGGATATGTTTGGTCCAATAGCTGATAATGCTGGTGGAATTGTAGAGATGAGTCAGCAGGTAACCCTTGAATGATCAATTCTCTAAGATGGTTGTCTCAATCTGTGAAgactatttttgttttcttttccatatAATTTAGAAAATTGTATCCTTACAGCCAGAAAGTGTTCGCGAGATCACCGACCTTCTTGATGCAGTAGGAAACACTACAAAAGCTACCACCAAAGGGTTTGCCATTGGATCTGCTGCACTTGCATCTTTTCTTCTGTTTAGTGCTTATATGGATGAGGTAGCTACATTTGCCCGTGAACCTTTCAAGCAGGTTAGCAAAAAGCTTCTTCTACCTATGATATTTCCCCCTGTTTGCAACTTTATTGGGTTGGGTCTTAATTTGCAATTTCTGACTTCTCAGGTTGATATTGCCATTCCAGAAGTTTTTGTTGGCGGATTGTTGGGCTCTATGCTTATTTTCTTATTTAGTGCCTGGGCGTGTTCAGCAGTTGGCCGAACTGCTCAAGAGGTTGTCAGGGAAGTAAGAAGGCAATTTATTGAGAGGCCTGGTATAATGGTTAGTATAAGCTCCCCTAGTGATTTTCATGTAAACCATAACTTTTACAAAGTCAAGCTCTTGTCATGACAGCTTCCAAGTACATTTTCAATACATATATAATCATCtcactgtatatatatatatctgtgtgtgtgtgtcattaTGACAGTTCACTGTGACTCAGTGACGGTCAAAATGAAATGTTATTACAGTAAATAAAGAGTTGCTAGCACTCTGAAgctaatatattattattctgATACACTAACGATATTAGCGGAAAGGATTGTTGATTGAAAAATTCCCAACTAACTGGAAAGTATCCATTTGAAAGGGAAGATAGGACATATAAAGAACAGACAGAAAATTATAATGTGCATAAACACTGCTTGTTATAATGTTAATGTAGCCTTTTAATAATTCCATTTCTAACATGTTGCTGCAGGAATATAAGGAGAAGCCAGATTATGCACGTTGTGTTGCTATTGTAGCATCTGCATCTTTGAGGGAGATGATAAAACCTGGTGCCTTGGCTATTGTTTCACCTATAGCAGTTGGTAGGTCAATTATGTTTTTATAAATTTGGGCATGCAGTGGAGATAAGTTTGCTGTTGCTTCCATATTATTAGATCATGAAGGAATAATTATTGCTTGTATCCCTTGCAGGTATTACTTTCCGGATATTTGGATACTATACTGGGCAGCCTCTACTTGGTGCTAAAGTTGTGGCTTCCATGCTGATGTTTGCAACAGTGTCGGGTATTCTCATGGCTCTTTTCCTGAACACGGCAGGTGGTGCCTGGGATAACGCAAAGAAGTACATCGAGACGGGGGTTCTCGGAGGCAAAGGAAGTGATTGTCATAAGGCTGCAGTTACAGGAGACACGTAAGTCCTCCTGTCCTCCTTTTTCTGTTAATTTGGAGATGTCTAGTGGTACTGTGGCAGTAGATTTGACCAAGTTCTTATTGTTTTTGTCATTATGATTTGTCTAATATTCTGTTAATCATTTACCGGTCTCTGAATTCTCAGAAATGATATCCTCTTGTTTGTTTTGCAGAGTGGGAGACCCATTCAAAGACACAGCTGGACCTTCACTTCATGTCCTTATTAAAATGCTTGCTACAATAACGCTGGTCATGGCTCCTGTCTTTCTCTGAGTAGTTTAATCAATTCCGGGTTTTCCAATATTTACTGCACACCCCTAATCTTGAATGCTTTTAGGTATGCAAATATACGGATAGGTTTTTTGGTGTATATTGAGGGTGCCTGATTCATAGTATACCGAATTGTTTCCCTTTTGACTTTGATCGAATAATTTTAACTTGCAGCTCATTCTAGTGTAATGTAGCGTCTATCTTAATTATTTCTCCACATAATTCGTCATCTGGTTAAATACTCTATTCTCCTTCTCAAAAATTGTACTCTAGTATATATGCACCACTTAAAGTGACATGATGAATATGGCTCTTTGAGAGGTTCTGTTTACGAATGAAGAGGTTATAGTAGtgactttgatttttttttttttttttaaagcctCCAATTGTTCTGTTTAGAAAATTACTTGTATCATTTTCAAACTTTAATCATCTATAAATCCACAtagttttttcattttgttcTCATAATGCCAGCTTGTTTTGTCCCTTATGACTTAGCccttccacaaaaaaaaaaaaaaaaaaacaactgcgtctctctccctctctctctctgagcaaACCCTTCCTTCGGCACCATCTCACTCGGCTTCAGCAGCACAGGATCTTCGAATGTGAAATGCCGTTGTCGATTCCAGATACATTATCGTTGTCAGTCCCAGATGAGTTGGAGCAGTTTGGGCTCGGATTTTCAAATCCGAACGGCGAGGCTGCTGCCTCCATGGTGTCCACTAATTCTTAGGGTTTTTGAAAACTTGGGAATCAATCTCCTCCATTGAATTATGATGCCGCCGTTTTGGTTAAGCATTTTGGGTAGGCGGTGGGCTGCTTACTCTCCCGTGGAAATGGAACCAACC is a window from the Rosa chinensis cultivar Old Blush chromosome 2, RchiOBHm-V2, whole genome shotgun sequence genome containing:
- the LOC112188033 gene encoding pyrophosphate-energized membrane proton pump 2, whose amino-acid sequence is MLMGGDLEDGNLGPYQDRLRTFPNMRGKSYNPLIFRILRRINVRVLFVILLLALGVVFYIGASTSPIIVFVFSVCIISFLLAMHLAKWVLAKDEGPPEMGQISDAIRDGAEGFFRTQYGTISKMAFLLAAVILCIYLFRTTTPQQESSGLGRVATACITVAAFLLGAFCSGIAGYVGMWVSVRANVRVSSAARRSAREALQIAVRAGGFSAMIVVGMAVIGIAILYSTFYVWLGVDTPGSMKVTDLPLLLVGYGFGASFVALFAQLGGGIYTKAADVGADLVGKVEQGIPEDDPRNPAVIADLVGDNVGDCAARGADLFESIAAEIISAMILGGTMAQRCKIEDPSGFILFPLVVHSFDLVISSVGILSIRGTRDSGAKGSIEDPMTILERGYSVTVVLAVLTFGASTRWLLYTEQAPSAWFHFALCGLVGIITAYIFVWITKYYTDYKYEPVRTLALASSTGHGTNIIAGVSLGLESTALPVLVISVAIVSAYWLGQTSGLVDENGVPTGGLFGTAVATMGMLSTAAYVLTMDMFGPIADNAGGIVEMSQQPESVREITDLLDAVGNTTKATTKGFAIGSAALASFLLFSAYMDEVATFAREPFKQVDIAIPEVFVGGLLGSMLIFLFSAWACSAVGRTAQEVVREVRRQFIERPGIMEYKEKPDYARCVAIVASASLREMIKPGALAIVSPIAVGITFRIFGYYTGQPLLGAKVVASMLMFATVSGILMALFLNTAGGAWDNAKKYIETGVLGGKGSDCHKAAVTGDTVGDPFKDTAGPSLHVLIKMLATITLVMAPVFL